One segment of Fuscovulum ytuae DNA contains the following:
- a CDS encoding heparinase II/III family protein: protein MAVITGDRPTGSLGNRFAVWRAGFAHVATAFRSQPEPRSIGLFARGRQLVAGNFLFAGKLVQAPASSIWDIAPPDAIFAAEVQGFIWLDDLAAVGDASARKRAQDWTYAWIDRFGGGQGPGWTPDLTGRRLIRWINHAVFLLQGQDKARSAAYFRAVTVQTHYLARRWTRAAPGLPRFEALTGLIVAGLALEGKAKLVKTAVAALARDCRGQIDSGGGIPTRNPEELLEVLTLLNWAAQALEEAGREVPPEVVTAIGRIVPTLRALRHADGGLARFHGGGRGIEGRLDAALAASGVRGAPPHGVPAMGFVRLSSGRSTIILDAAAPPHGRASGEAHASTLGFELTSGRRPLIVSCGSGRPFGEDWTLAGRATASHSTLSIDGSSSSRLGKGSDDFAHRAAVITLQQTADHHGQTVSVAQDGWRGSHGLIHSRILTLDAQGRRLTGTDMVYVHSAPDQRRLETVRATRPDGVTVSIRFHLHPDVDARLDMGGSAVSMALKSGEIWVFRHDGVGKLTLDASVYLEKGRLQPRAARQIVLSAPVTGAELRIGWTLAKAQDTPLAIRDLDREELPVPV, encoded by the coding sequence ATGGCCGTCATCACAGGTGACAGACCGACAGGGTCGCTTGGCAACCGTTTCGCCGTATGGCGGGCGGGCTTTGCCCATGTCGCCACCGCCTTTCGCTCGCAGCCCGAACCCCGCTCAATCGGCCTTTTTGCGCGCGGGCGCCAACTTGTGGCGGGCAACTTCCTCTTTGCAGGAAAATTGGTGCAGGCCCCTGCCAGTTCCATCTGGGATATCGCCCCGCCCGATGCGATCTTTGCGGCCGAGGTGCAGGGCTTCATCTGGCTGGATGATCTTGCTGCCGTGGGTGATGCCAGTGCGCGCAAAAGGGCGCAGGATTGGACTTATGCTTGGATCGACCGGTTCGGTGGCGGCCAAGGCCCCGGCTGGACGCCCGATCTGACGGGCCGCCGCCTGATCCGCTGGATCAACCATGCCGTCTTTCTGTTGCAGGGGCAGGATAAGGCTCGCTCGGCCGCCTATTTCCGTGCGGTCACCGTACAGACCCATTACCTCGCCCGACGCTGGACCCGCGCCGCCCCCGGCCTGCCGCGGTTCGAGGCGCTAACGGGCCTCATCGTCGCTGGGCTGGCGTTGGAGGGCAAGGCAAAGCTGGTGAAGACCGCCGTCGCCGCACTGGCCCGCGATTGCCGTGGCCAGATTGACTCGGGCGGTGGCATCCCCACCCGTAATCCCGAAGAATTGCTTGAGGTGCTGACCCTGCTGAACTGGGCCGCGCAGGCCCTTGAAGAGGCGGGGCGTGAGGTGCCGCCAGAAGTGGTCACCGCCATAGGGCGGATCGTGCCAACCCTTCGCGCGCTGCGCCATGCCGATGGGGGTCTGGCGCGGTTCCATGGCGGAGGGCGCGGGATCGAAGGGCGGCTGGATGCCGCCTTGGCGGCCTCTGGGGTTAGGGGCGCACCACCGCATGGCGTGCCTGCGATGGGCTTCGTCCGCCTGTCCTCCGGGCGGTCGACCATCATCCTAGACGCCGCCGCCCCTCCGCATGGCCGCGCCAGCGGCGAGGCACATGCCTCGACGCTTGGCTTCGAACTGACCTCTGGGCGGCGCCCGCTTATCGTCAGCTGCGGCTCCGGTCGCCCCTTTGGCGAAGACTGGACGCTTGCCGGACGCGCCACCGCATCGCATTCCACCCTGTCGATCGACGGCTCGTCCTCATCCCGGCTCGGCAAGGGCAGCGATGATTTTGCCCACCGCGCTGCTGTCATCACCTTGCAGCAGACCGCCGACCACCACGGTCAAACCGTCTCTGTCGCACAGGATGGTTGGCGCGGCAGCCATGGCCTGATCCATTCCCGTATCCTCACGCTGGATGCGCAGGGGCGGCGGCTGACCGGAACCGATATGGTCTATGTCCACTCCGCCCCCGATCAGCGACGGCTGGAAACGGTCCGCGCCACACGGCCGGATGGGGTGACGGTGTCGATCCGCTTTCACCTTCACCCTGATGTGGATGCGCGGCTCGACATGGGCGGAAGTGCAGTGTCCATGGCGCTAAAGTCCGGGGAGATTTGGGTCTTCCGCCATGACGGCGTCGGCAAACTGACGCTGGATGCATCGGTTTATCTGGAAAAAGGGCGCTTGCAGCCCCGTGCTGCGCGGCAGATCGTCCTTTCCGCGCCGGTAACGGGGGCAGAATTGCGGATCGGCTGGACCTTGGCCAAGGCACAGGATACTCCGCTCGCCATCCGCGATCTGGACCGCGAGGAATTGCCGGTTCCGGTCTGA